The DNA region CGCAAGGGCGGCGAGAAGTTCGCCGTGATCTTCGCCGCCATGGGCATCACCTTCGAGGAGTCCGAGTTCTTCCAGGCCGACTTCCGCCGCACCGGCGCCATCGAGCGCGCCGTGCTCTTCATCAACCTGGCCGACGACCCGCCCATCGAGCGCATCGCCATCCCGCGCATCGCCCTCACCACGGCCGAGTACCTGGCCTACGAGAAGGGCATGCACGTCCTCGTCATCCTCACCGACCTCACCAACTACTGCGAGGCCCTGCGCGAGATTTCCTCCGCCCGCAAGGAGGTCCCCGGACGCCGCGGATACCCCGGCTACCTCTACACCGACCTCTCGACCATCTACGAGCGCGCCGGACGCATCAAGGGCAAGGAGGGCTCCATCACCCAGATCCCCGTGCTCTCCATGCCCGAGGACGACAAGACCCACCCGATCCCCGACCTCACCGGGTACATCACCGAGGGCCAGATCATCATCAACCGGTCCCTCCACGCCCAGGGCATCTATCCGCCCGTGGACGTCCTCCCCTCCCTCTCCCGCCTCAAGGACAAGGGCGTCGGCGAGGGCAAGACCCGCGAGGACCACGCCAACGTCATGAACCAGCTCTACTCGGCCTACGCCCGCGGCAAGAACGCCAAGGAGCTGGCCGTCGTGCTCGGCGAGTCCGCCCTCAGCGACATTGACCTGCTCTACGTGAAGTTCGCCGACGCCTTCGAGGACCGCTTCATCCGCCAGGGCGAGGACGAGAACCGCACCATCGAGGACAGCCTCCAGATCGGATGGGACCTCCTGGCCCTGCTGCCCCGGACCGAGCTCAAGCGCGTCCGCGACGAGTACATCGAGAAATATCTGCCGAAACAAGAGAACGCGTGACCGGCGCGCGCGGCCCCCTGAACCGGCCGCCCGCCCCCCGGAC from Candidatus Hydrogenedentota bacterium includes:
- a CDS encoding V-type ATP synthase subunit B, translating into RKGGEKFAVIFAAMGITFEESEFFQADFRRTGAIERAVLFINLADDPPIERIAIPRIALTTAEYLAYEKGMHVLVILTDLTNYCEALREISSARKEVPGRRGYPGYLYTDLSTIYERAGRIKGKEGSITQIPVLSMPEDDKTHPIPDLTGYITEGQIIINRSLHAQGIYPPVDVLPSLSRLKDKGVGEGKTREDHANVMNQLYSAYARGKNAKELAVVLGESALSDIDLLYVKFADAFEDRFIRQGEDENRTIEDSLQIGWDLLALLPRTELKRVRDEYIEKYLPKQENA